The Apium graveolens cultivar Ventura chromosome 11, ASM990537v1, whole genome shotgun sequence genome has a window encoding:
- the LOC141695898 gene encoding uncharacterized protein LOC141695898: MGPFVSSCSNQYILLAVDYVSKWVEVKSLPTNNAKVVINFLHTRLGTSRVIISNEGLHFYNRKFTTLMENYHINHRISTTYHPQTNGQAEVSNREIKRILEKVLVYGKACHLLAELEHKAYWAFKKLNLDMKAARKKKMLQLNELEEFRLQAYENNKVYEEKFKRWHDWGLVRKSFVPGQNVLLYNSRLRLFPGKLKWRWSGPFTVKTIFPHGDVEIFDTHPDQAFNVNGQRFKHYYGDTVNREVVNAVLLIT, translated from the exons atggggccatttgtctcgtcctgcagTAATCAGTATATtctgttggcggttgattatgtgtcaaaatgggtcgAGGTTAAATCGTTACCAACCAATAATGCTAAGGTGGTGATTAACTTCCTTCACACGCGTTTAGGCACTTCAAGAGTTATAATCAGTAATGAGGGATTGCATTTCTACAATCGAAAGTTCACTACATTGATGGAAAATTATCACATAAATCATCGTATTTCCACAACttaccatcctcaaactaatgggcaagctgaagtgtctaatcgGGAGATTAAACGTATCTTAGAGAAGGTG TTGGTGTATGGGAAGGCGTGTCATTTGCTTGCGGAGTtggagcataaagcatattgggctttcaAGAAGTTAAATCTTGATATGAAAGCGGCTAGAAAGAAAAAAATGCTTCAACTAAATGAACTCGAGGAGTTTCGACTACAggcttatgagaataacaaaGTGTACGAGGAGAAATTCAAGAGATGGCATGATTGGGGATTAGTGCGCAAGTCTTTTGTGCCCGGTCAGAATGTTCTATTGTACAACTcccgtctccgactttttccggGAAAACTTAAGTGGAGGTGGTCAGGGCCATTCACGGTCAAAACTATATTTCCACACGGAGATGTGGAGATTTTTGATACTCATCCGGATCAAGCGTTCAATGTGAATGGGCAGAGATTCaagcattactatggagataCGGTGAACCGCGAGGTGGTGAACGCTGTTCTTTTAATAACTTGA